The following coding sequences are from one Burkholderia stabilis window:
- the xsc gene encoding sulfoacetaldehyde acetyltransferase, with the protein MSEQSTSQRVSANGPQDMTPSEAFVETLAANGVTDMFGIMGSAFMDAMDIFAPAGIRLIPVVHEQGAGHMADGYARVSGRHGVVIGQNGPGISNCVTAIAAAYWAHSPVVIVTPEAGTMGIGLGGFQEANQLPMFQEFTKYQGHVTHPARMAEFTARCFDRAQAEMGPTQLNIPRDYFYGKVKVEIPQPRKLDRGAGGEQSLDDAAELIAQAKFPVIISGGGVVMADAIEECKALAERLGAPVVNSYLHNDSFPANHPLWCGPLGYQGSKAAMKLLSRADVVIALGSRLGPFGTLPQHGMDYWPKDAKIIQIDADHKMLGLVKKISVGICGDAKAAAVALTQRLDGRTLTCDGSRGDRADQIATEKAAWEKELDDWTHERDAYSLDMIEEQKHEQTFNGGRYLHPRQVLRELEKAMPEDVMVSTDIGNINSVANSYLRFNKPRSFFAAMSWGNCGYAFPTIIGAKVAAPHRPAVSYAGDGAWGMSLMETMTCVRHNIPVTAVVFHNRQWGAEKKNQVDFYNRRFVAGELDNQSFAAIARAMGAEGITVDRLEDVGPALKRAIDMQMNEGKTTIIEIMCTRELGDPFRRDALSKPVRMLDKYKDYV; encoded by the coding sequence ATGAGCGAACAATCCACCTCCCAGCGCGTTTCGGCCAACGGCCCGCAGGACATGACGCCGTCCGAAGCCTTCGTCGAGACCCTCGCGGCCAACGGCGTGACCGACATGTTCGGCATCATGGGCTCCGCGTTCATGGACGCGATGGACATCTTCGCGCCGGCCGGCATCCGCCTGATCCCGGTCGTGCACGAACAGGGCGCGGGCCACATGGCCGACGGTTATGCGCGCGTATCGGGCCGCCACGGCGTCGTGATCGGCCAGAACGGCCCCGGCATCAGCAACTGCGTGACGGCGATCGCGGCCGCGTACTGGGCGCACAGCCCGGTCGTGATCGTCACGCCGGAAGCCGGCACGATGGGCATCGGCCTCGGCGGCTTCCAGGAAGCGAACCAGCTGCCGATGTTCCAGGAATTCACGAAATACCAGGGCCACGTCACGCACCCGGCGCGGATGGCCGAATTCACCGCGCGCTGCTTCGACCGCGCGCAGGCCGAGATGGGCCCGACGCAGCTGAACATCCCGCGCGACTACTTCTACGGCAAGGTCAAGGTCGAGATTCCGCAACCGCGCAAGCTCGATCGCGGCGCCGGCGGCGAGCAAAGCCTGGACGACGCGGCCGAACTGATCGCGCAGGCGAAATTCCCCGTGATCATCTCGGGCGGCGGCGTCGTGATGGCCGACGCGATCGAGGAATGCAAGGCGCTCGCCGAACGGCTCGGCGCGCCGGTCGTCAACAGCTACCTGCACAACGACTCGTTCCCGGCGAACCATCCGCTCTGGTGCGGCCCGCTCGGCTATCAGGGCTCGAAGGCCGCGATGAAGCTGCTGTCGCGCGCCGACGTCGTGATCGCGCTCGGCTCGCGCCTCGGGCCGTTCGGCACGCTGCCGCAGCACGGGATGGACTACTGGCCGAAGGACGCGAAGATCATCCAGATCGACGCCGACCACAAGATGCTCGGCCTCGTGAAGAAGATCTCGGTGGGCATCTGCGGCGACGCGAAGGCCGCCGCGGTCGCGCTCACGCAACGCCTCGACGGCCGCACGCTCACGTGTGACGGGTCGCGCGGCGATCGCGCCGACCAGATCGCGACCGAGAAGGCCGCATGGGAAAAGGAACTCGACGACTGGACCCACGAGCGCGACGCGTACAGCCTCGACATGATCGAGGAACAGAAGCATGAGCAGACCTTCAACGGCGGCCGCTACCTGCATCCGCGCCAGGTGCTGCGCGAGCTCGAGAAGGCGATGCCCGAGGACGTGATGGTGTCGACCGACATCGGCAACATCAACTCGGTCGCGAACAGCTACCTGCGCTTCAACAAGCCGCGCAGCTTCTTCGCGGCGATGAGCTGGGGCAACTGCGGCTACGCGTTCCCGACGATCATCGGCGCGAAGGTCGCGGCGCCGCACCGCCCGGCCGTGTCGTATGCGGGCGACGGCGCGTGGGGCATGAGCCTGATGGAAACGATGACTTGCGTGCGCCACAACATCCCGGTGACGGCCGTCGTGTTCCACAACCGTCAATGGGGCGCGGAGAAGAAAAACCAGGTCGACTTCTACAACCGCCGCTTCGTCGCGGGCGAACTCGACAACCAGAGCTTCGCGGCGATCGCACGCGCGATGGGCGCCGAAGGGATCACGGTCGATCGTCTCG
- a CDS encoding nuclear transport factor 2 family protein: MSDTLTAPVTAAMLAAFSDAFNRHDANALMGFMTEDCVFDAAGGPDIHGTRFTGRDAVRAAFEAVFKTFPDAHWGHGRHYVASDRGVSEWVFTGTHAEGWRIEAEGCDLFEFRDGLIAVKRAFRKERPKQPA; the protein is encoded by the coding sequence ATGTCCGACACGCTCACCGCCCCCGTCACGGCCGCCATGCTCGCGGCATTTTCCGACGCGTTCAACCGGCACGACGCCAACGCGCTGATGGGCTTCATGACCGAAGACTGCGTCTTCGACGCGGCCGGCGGCCCCGACATCCACGGCACGCGCTTCACCGGCCGCGACGCCGTGCGCGCCGCGTTCGAAGCGGTGTTCAAGACCTTCCCCGACGCGCACTGGGGGCATGGCCGCCACTACGTGGCCAGCGATCGCGGCGTATCCGAGTGGGTGTTCACCGGCACGCACGCCGAAGGCTGGCGCATCGAGGCCGAAGGTTGCGACCTGTTCGAGTTCCGCGACGGCCTGATCGCCGTCAAGCGCGCATTCCGCAAGGAACGGCCGAAGCAGCCGGCCTGA